The genomic segment TGACGTTTCAGCGGCGCAGGCGGAGGGAGTTGGCGAGAACGCTGACAGAGCTGAGCGCCATCGCAATGCTGGCGAGAACCGGGCTGAGCAGGATGTGCAAGTGCGGGTAGAGGACGCCGGCGGCAATGGGGATTCCGATGACGTTATAGATGAGTGCCCAGCCGAGGTTTTGGCGCATGATGCGCACGGCCCGTCGGCTGAGGCGGATCGCGGCGGGGATCAGCGCGAGATCGGAGTGGAGAAGGAGCACGTCGCCGGCTTCGCGGGCGAGGTCGGTGCCGGCGGCCATGGCGAAGCCGGCGTCGGATTGAGCGAGGGAGGCGGCGTCGTTGATGCCGTCGCCGGCCATGCCGACGCGGCGGTGCTTCCACCCCAGCGAACGAGTTCGCTGGGGGCCCCGGTGCTGCGATTGGAGCTCCCGGATGGTATCGAGCTTGCCGCTGGGGAGGAGTGAAGCGCGAACGTCGGCGATGCCGACTTCGCGGGCGATGGCTTCGGCGGAGAGCTGCGTGTCGCCGGTGAGCATCAGGGTTTCGATCTTTAGCTGAGTAAGACTTCTGATGGCGGCTGCGGCTTCGGGGCGGAGCTGGTCGGTGGCGAAGAAGACGGCTTGTGGCTGGCTGTCAATCAGCAGATAGATCGGCGTGGCGTGGGTGAGTTCGGCGGGTGAGGCAAGCGCGGGATCGAGGATGCGCGTGGGTAGGAGCGAGGCGTTACCGAGGAGGATCTCGCGGCCGACGGCAATTGCGCGGATGCCGATGCCGGGGAGGATTTCGACATCCGTGATCGCAGGGAGCAGTTGTGAGTGTGAGGAAGCGAAGGTGACGACGGCTTCGGCGACCGGGTGCGTGGAGGAGCGCTCAACCGCGGCTGCCAGGGCGAGAAGATCTTTGCGCGGCAGCAGCGGATTCGGAACCGTTGCGAAGTGCGCGATGTGCGGCTTGCCTTCGGTGAGGGTTCCCGTCTTGTCGAGCGCGAGTGTGTCGATGACGGCGATTCGCTCGATGGCTTCGCCGCCTTTAATGAGGAGGCCGGTGCGGGCGGCGCGGCCGATGGCGACGGTGATTGCGGCAGGGACGGCGAGGCCCATCGCGCAAGGGCAGGCAATGATGAGCACGGCGATGGCTATGGCGGAAGGTTGTGCGAGGCCGTCGTGACGGCCGGCAGTGTTGAGCGCGATGGCCCAGGCAGTGAACGAGAGCGCGCCGAGCGCGAGGATCGCCGGGACGAAGATGGCGCTGACGCGGTCGGCGAGGCGCTGCATGGGGGCGCGGGAGGACTGCGCCTGCGCAAGCATCCGCTGCATCTGCGCGAGTGTGGACGCGCTGCCCACCGCGGTGGCGCGGAGGACGAGAACGCCGTCGAGGTTGAGTGTGCCGCTGATGAGGCGATCGCCGGGGGAGCGTGTGGCGGGCAGCGGTTCGCCGGTGAGCATGGATTCGTCGACGGAGCTGCGGCCGAGGAGGATGACGCCGTCGACGGGGATTCGGTCGCCGGGAAGGATGCGGAGGATGTCGCCGGTCGCGAGGGCGTCGGTGGGGAGGATCGTTTCGGGTGCGGAGGCGAAGTCGGGGTGCTCGGCTGCGGGATCGATGTCGAGCAGGCGTGCAGTTGCAGCGGTGAGTTGGGCAAAGCCGCGGATGGAGCGAGTGGCCTGGCGGCGGGCGCGAGCTTCGAGCCAGCGACCGGCGAGGAGGAACCCGAGGATCAGGATGACGGACTCGAAGTAGACGTCGGCGGTGGATGTGCGGGCGCGGATTGTCGCGAGGAGTGAGGCGGCAAAGGCGCTGAGGGTGCCGATCGCGACGAGGGTGTTCATGTTGGTCGCGCGATGGCGGGCGGCACGCCAGGCCGCGAGATATATCTCCGGGGCGGCGAAGAGCATCACCGCGACGGACAGCAGGCAGAGGAACCAGCGCAGCGGTTGTGCGGGGAGGGACATCAGAGCTGCGGGCGTAAGGGGCGCGAGCAGGCGCGCGAGGAAGTTCAGCAGCGGATCGGCGCTGGGATTCGCCATCATCAACGGCATCGAGAGGATCATCGCGACGGCGCCGGCGATGAGGCTCACGGTAACGCGTAGGCCAAGCGCTCGCTCGCGTGGCTCTGCGGATGCCTGGGAGGCATCGATTGTTTGGTTTTCAGAGGGGAGGGAGGCGTCGTAGCCGGCGTGGCGTACGGCTTCGATGAGGGGTTGCGGCTGGAGGGGGTGGGTGGAGGTGATCTGGGCGGAGTTGGCGAGGAGGTTGACGGTGGCGGACTCGACACCGGGGACGGAGCACAGGGCGCGCTCGACGTGATGCTGGCAGGCGGCGCAGCTCATCCCGGCGATCTGGAGGGTCTGCTGAGTCATCTCTGGGACGTCAGTTCTGGATGTGTGCAGGATAGCCTGCGACGCGGAGGGCCTCCTGGAGCTGCTCTGGGTCGGACTCTGTCTGGACGCGGGCGGCGCCGATGCGGACCTCTTCGGCGTGCGTGTTGGGCAGCGCGTTGAGCGTCTGGGTCACGCGGCGGACGCAGGATCCGCAGTGCATGTTTTCGATGGTCAGATTCAGAGTTGGCATGCGGATTCGATGCGAGAGGCGACTGAAAGTAGCGGCGGAGGTGGGTACCCCCCCTCCCCCCTGTTTTTGCGCAAAATCTTCAAACGAGAGAATTTAGGCTTGGACCTAATGGTGCGCGGCTACGGCACGGTTATTAGGCGGGGGGTGGCCGGGGCCCGGGGTTTGTCAAGTGGAGTGGGCGAGGGCAAAGGCAAGAGCGGGTCGGGTTCAGTTTTCAGTTGCCAGTTTTCAGTTCTCAGTTAAAGCAGATCCCCTGTGTGGATGACAGAAAGAAAGGCAAAGGCAAAGGCAAAGGCAAGAGCAAAGGCGGGGTAGCTTCGCTTCGGTCAGGGTTCGGGGACGAAGCGGTAGCCGACGCCGCGGACCGTGAGGAAGTGGCTGGGGTGGGCGGGGTCGGGCTCGAGGTAGCGACGGAGGCGGACGAGGAAGTTGTCGATGGCGCGGGTATCTGTGTCTTCGTGGACGCGCCAGACGTTTTCGAGCAGCTCTTTGCGGGCGATGATCTTGTTGGGGCGCTCGAGAAGGTAGCGGAGGAGATCGGCTTCCATGACGGTGAGGTGGATCGTTTCGGCAGGGCCGCGGATTTCGAGGGTGTCGAGGTCGATGGTGCGGTCGCCGAGGGTGAAGACGGGCTGCTGCGGTTCGGCGGGTTGAGCGGCGGAGGGTTGGGCTGGTGTGGCGTTGGGGGTCGACGCCCAGTGGACGCGGCGGAGCAGGCTGGAGAGGCGTGCGAGGAGGATGGTGAGGTCGAAGGGCTTGGGGAGGTAATCGTCGGCGCCGGCGGAGAAGCCTTCGACGATGTCCTCGGTGCGGCCACGCGCGGTGAGCATGAGGACGGGGATGAAGCGGCCTGACTCGCGGAGCGCGCGGAGGATGGAGAAGCCGTCCTGGCCGGGGAGCATGACGTCGAGAAGGACGGCGGCAGGCGGCTCGGGAGTGTTCAGGAGCCAATGCAGTGCGGAGTTGCCATCAGCCTCGTGGTGGGTGCGGTAGCCCTCGGCCTGGAGGTTGAAGAGGAGTCCCTGAGCGAGGTGCTCCTCGTCCTCGACGATGGCGATGAGAGGGGATGGCATGGGGGTGATTGTAAGGGGAGTTAGGCGTAGGGAGTGAGGAGTTAGGGATGAGTGAATAGTGAGTAGTGAATATTGAATAAGGCAAAAGCGGCTACCGTCGCTGCGGGCGGCCAGAAGGACTATTTGGCGAAGACTTCGGTTTCAGGCGGAGGTTGAGTCGAGGCGCAGGCGGATTTGAGCGGTTCCGGCGCGACACGCAGCGAAGGATCGCACAGCTCTTTCCAGCGCATTCGTAGCAGCGTACTCTGCAAGCCTGGACTCATCGCAGCGAACTGCTCCGCTATGACCGCACGGACGCTTGCTGCGTCCATCGGGTTTAGGCTGTGACCGCTCATTATTAGGTAGTAGGCCGTCTGCTCACGATTCGAGCCGGTTCGCTGCGGAAGCGTAGCAACGATCTCTCCAAGTTCGCGGTCATATTCCTCAACCACTTCTTTGTGCGGAAGCATTCTTCCGGGTACTCCGTGACTGTAGTACAGCTCGAAGGTCTCGTTCTGAAGGAACGCTTTGGTCTGTTGCAGCGCGGACTGAAGCACGCCCGTTGGGATCCGTTGCGTATCGAGCCAAGCCGCCTGGAGAAGCTCCAATTGCAACTGAAGATTTCGCGAGTGGGCCAGACCGTTGAGCATTACCAGACCGGTATCGTCGTCACTGCCGTCTTCCTTATCCGCGAGAATCCAGCGGACTTTTGCGCGGACTGCATCATCTCCCTGAAGGTAAGAGAGCCGAATCGCCGCCTCGCGACGTGCCTCCGTCTGTTTGTCGAAGCGCGCTTCGTCGGCGGCAAGGGCGGCGCCGAACTCGCGCATTAATTCCATGATGCGTTGCGGATCGGCGGGTGGGTTCTTCTGCATCTGCTCAAGTTCAGTCGCGAGAGGCTGCTGCTGTTTCTTGAGGTCATCGGAGGGCGGGGCCTGCGGTTTTTTCTCAATCTGACTCGAAAGCTGAGCGACCAGTAGGCTCTCCTCATGCTCGTCGCGCGGCAAGATGTCTATTCCGACAGGATTTGTCGTCTCGCTCCATCTTGGGACGCAACACTGAGTTCCGGGCGGAATGCCTGTTCTGGATGGAATCACGCGGCTGGTTTGTATCGTTATCTCGTAATGGCCGGGCTGCTGGAAGACGACGCTCCGGTTCAACATGACCGGAATCCGAACCGGGTCCCGACCAAGATCCTGTGGCGAGCCGCCCGGCTGGGCCCCCACAGAATAAAACCAACCGTCAGACGGTGTGACATTCACGAGGTCCTGGGGTGCATTGAACCTGTTGGTGTCCGTGGCGACGGCGTATCCGGGGGACTGGGCGGTGAACACAAGGTCGAGCGTGATTGGATCGCCAAGCTTGAACTGGGTCTGATTCTCGTGTGGCTCCAGGCGAACAGTGATACCGGAGTTATCTGTTGGCAGGATGGCCGTCGGCTGCTGCGCCAACCCCGGACGGCATGAGAGCCCCACCGCAGAGACGGTGATGAACGAGACGAGAGGGCGCACGCATGCCACGGTCTGAACCTCTGGACAGTTATGCGAGAAATGGTGAACGAAACTGCTTTAAGTTGATCCGCGCACCAGCATACAGCACTGGTCGGATCTGGACGGGACCGGCAAACGGGCAAAAACAACGCAGATCCCCTTCGGGGGATGACAGAAAGAAGGGCAAAAGCACTCGCGCGCTACCATGCGCGATAACCCACCCTTTCACGATGAAACCGTGAAAGGGTAGGCCACCCGGTTCCTTTCCTCACGATGGAGCGATGAAAAGATGGGCCACCCGGCAAAAGCAGGTCCTTCCGCTTCGGCAAGCTCAGGGTCAGGATGACAGAAAGAAGGGCAAAAGCAAAGCAAGAGCAAAACACTCGCGCGTCTTAACGCGCGATGCCCACCTTAGCGACGATGAAGCCGTCGCGAAGATGGGGCACCCGATTGTTCGCTGATTGGTTCGGGCTATTGGTGGGCGGTGGTGGTGTCGGGGGCGGTGCTGGCGGTTTCGGTGGTCTTCTGCTCGGAGGGAAGCTTGTGCTCTTCGAGAGCAAGGGCCTCGGGCATGAAGGTGAGGGCCTGCTTGATCTGCGGATCCCACTCGGCGCGGACCTTCAGGCCTTCGGCCTGGCCGAACTGGGAGGTGAAGAGCTCGGCTTTGATCATGGCCTTGGTCCAGTCGAGATTGTCGGCGAAGTCCTTCTCGGTGTAGTCGATCTTCTGCGAGTGCAGGAAGTTCTGGAACTCGCTGAGCACGGCATCATCGACGGTGAAGTCGCGCGAGATGGTGTGGTTGGCCAGATAGTGCGTCGAGAAGTCGAAGAAGGCGCGGTGCGGAGGGGTGAGAAGCAGCTCCTGGAAGTGAGTGGTCTTGATCTCCGGAATCTTCTCGTCGGGGGTGATGCCGCCGCCGCCGTAGACCGGACGGCCGGCGTCGGTCAGTTTGACTTCGCGATTGGTTTTGTCGGCGGGCAGCGCGTCATTGCGAACATAGTAGTAGTCATACAGCGAAACGTTGTTGTAGTTGCGCTGGATGAGGCGGCCGGACGGCGTGTAGTAATGGAAGGTCGTCAGGGCGAGACCGGTGTTCTCGGAGATCGGGAAGACGGTCTGGACGAGCCCTTTGCCGAAGGTGGTTTCGCCGACGATGAGGGCACGGTCGTGATCCTGCAGAGCGCCGGAGACGATCTCGGCGGCGGAGGCGGTGTCGCGGTTCACGAGAACGACGACGGGGTACTTGAGGTTAGAGCCGGTCGGCGCGCGGTAGACCTGATCCGGGAAGGCGCGGCCGCGCTGGGAGACGACGATCTGACCCTTCTGGAGGAACTTGTCGGCGGTATTGACGGCCTCGTTGAGCAGGCCGCCGGGGTTTTCGCGGAGGTCGATGACCAGACCCTGGCAATTGGGGCCGAACTTGTCCAGCGCTTCCTGGACCTCGTGGGAGGTGGTCTCCATGAACTGGGTGACGTGGATATAGCCGACGTTCGGCTTGATCATGAAGGCGATGTCGACGGAGTAGCGGGGAATCTCGTCGCGAACCAGGTCGAAGACGAGGGGCTTGGCCGAGCCCTCACGCGCCATGGTGACGCTGACGTGAGTGCCGCGGGGCCCTTTGAGCATGGAGGCGACGGCGGCGGAGTCCATGTTCTCCGTGGACTTGCCGTCGACGGCGAGGATGACGTCGCCGGGGCGGATTCCGGCCTTGTAGGCGGGGGTGCCCTCAAACGGGGCGAGCACGACGATCTTGTTTTCCTGCGGCTGGATCTGCATGCCGACGCCGTAGTACTTGCCGTGCTGGTCTTCGCGCATCTGGGCGAAGGCTTTGGGATCGTAGAAGTTCGAGTGGGGGTCGAGCACGTGGAGCATGCCCGGGATGGCGCCGTCGTAGATGGATTTGTCGACCTGGTCGGTGTTGAGCTTGTCCGCGTAGTTCTGCTCGACGAGGGCGTAGACGTCGGTGAACTGCTTCATGGAGTCGCGGAGGGTGGACTCGTCGGAGGCGGATTGAGCGGCGACGCGACCGCCGATGATGGAGCCGGTGACGCCGCAGGCAGTAAGGAAGATGGCTGCGGAAAAGAGGGCGCGGCGGGTACGCGAAGTCATGGCGGGGAAGGAACCTCGAACGAGAGCAGACAAGGCCCGGAAAGTGCGGAAATCGGGCCGCTGCACGTTGGACGAGTATAGCATTCGGGCGGTGAGCATCGGGCGGTGACGATAGGGCGAGTCGATGGCAAGCAGAGGGGCTTGCGCGCAGGTAGAATGGTCGCACTGGATGACCTCAGGCAGGCGATGCGGTCGAACTAACAGCGCTGCAGAGCGGCTGGCAGCCCGGGTCGGGATGACCTGGGTCGGGCGGGCCGGAGAGTCTGCTGCGAGGAGAGGTCCCCGAAGGAACGGATGATCAGGAAGCGCAATTATTCCCAGGCTTTTAGCCGGTTTCAGTTTCAGCGTATGAGCCGGTTTGCCGGCGTGGTTCTGGCAGCGTCGCTGGCTGCCACCCCGAGTTTGCTGGCGCAGGTAAGCGCTCAGCAGCCGAACTACCCGGTTCCGGGCGGCGGCGTGACGCCTGCTCCGCAGCCCCAGCTTCAGCTTCCTCCACTGCCGGCAGCGACGCCCATCACGCCGAACGGAACGGTCGTGGAGGATGTGGTCGCGCGCGTGAATGATCAGATCATCACGCGGAGCGAATACGCGCGGGCCGAGCAGCAGTTGATGGAGCAGGCGCGGCAGGAGAATGTGCCGGAAGCCGATGTTCAGGCAAAGCTGCATGACCTGCTGCGCGACATGATCGACCAGCAGTTGTTGCTGTCGAAGGGCAAGGAACTGGGCGTTACGGGCGATGCGGAGACGATGCGGCGGCTGGACGACATCCGCAAGCAGAATCATCTGGACTCGATGGAAGCGCTGCAGAAGGCGGCGGAGCAGCAGGGTGTGTCGTTTGAGGATTTCAAGCAGCAGATCCGCAACCAGGTAATCAGCAATGACGTGGTGCAGCAGGAGGTGGGACGCCATCTGAACCTGACGCGAGCGGAGGAAGAGAAGTACTACAAGGAGCATGGGAAGGATTTTGAGGTGCCGGAGCAGGTGCACCTGAGCGAGATCCTGATTCCCACTCCGGACAATGCGACCGATGCGCAGGTGGCGGCAGCGCAGCAGAAGGCGGATGCGGTAGAGGCGAAGCTGAAGGGCGGCGCGAACTTCGCGGATACGGCGAAGGCTGACTCGGGCGGACCGACGGCCGCGGCGGGTGGCGACCTGGGCGACTTCAAGCGCGGAATGCTGGGCGATGTGCTGGAGAAGGCGACGTTCTCGCTGCCGGCAGGGAGCTATACGCAGCCCATCCGGACGCGACAGGGATTCGTGATTTTGAAGGTGGACAGCCATCAGCAGGCGGGGATTCCGCCGCTGGAGACTGTGGAGCGGCAGGTGGAGGAGGCGATTTACTTCCAGCAGCTGCAGCCGGCGCTGCGCGCTTACCTGACGAAGGCGCGCGAGGATGCGTACATCGACATCAAGCCGGGGTTTGTGGATTCGGGCGCGGCCAAGCAGCAGACCAAGCCTGAGTTCACCGCGTATGCTCCTCCTCCGCCGAAGAAGAAGACGGTGAAGAAGCAGCGCGTGGAGCAGGAGAAGGCTGCGAGGGCGCAGGCGGATCTGGCGGCAGCGCGTGAGAAGGAAGCTCAGAAGCAGGCAGCCAAAGCTGCGGTTGCTTCGGGTGGAAAAGCGCCGAAGAAACAGAAGATCCATCGCGAGAAGATTCGCTACGGGCAGGCGCCGGAGAAGGCGCTGCCGGGCGGCACGACGCAGACGGCGGAGGCGGGGAATGACGCTCAGCCGCTGGGGCAGACGGCGGGAGCGGCGATGGCGCCTTCCGAGTCGGTGACGACGCTGACGACGGGTACGGGTGCCGACGAGAACAGCACCGACGCGTTGGCGCCGAAGCCGGTGGCGGAGCGCAAGACGCGCTTCACGGATCGGGAAAAAGAGACGGAAGCGGCACGTGCGGAGCAGAAGGTCAGCAAGGCAGAGGTGAAAGCGTCGAAGCGGCCAGTTGCGGCGACGTCCCAGCAGACAGCTGACGAGAAGACGCGCGCGGCTCCGCTGGGCCTGAACGGGAATACAGGAAAGAAGAAAAAGGCGAAGGTAAAGCGGGTGAAGGGCGAGCCGAAGGAGCGGATGCAGGAGAAGCCGAAGCCGGTGGATACAACCCCGACCGTCGCTCCGACGGTGAACCCGGCGCTGGGCGGCACGGCGCCGGCGGCACAGGATGCGCCGGCAAACCAGGCTCCGGCGGCAGGAACGCAGGCTCCGGCTCCGGGAACGGCTACGCCCCAGTAGAGCGGTTGTGAACCTGCTTTCTCACGGAAGAGCCCCGGTATTCGGGGCTCTTGCCATATTCTGAGACGAACCGATGAAAGACTTCTTTGTTGCCGATGCGGCGCGCTTTGAGAACCAGGTGGTCACGACCTTCTTCTGTTTGGCGTCGATTAGTTTGAGGGACCGCAAGGGCGGTGGCGGGCAGTATCTTGCGCTGACGCTGTCGGATAAGACCGGGCAGTTCGAGGCAAGGATGTGGGAGGAGTTCGCGAACGTTGTGGAGACGTGCGCGGAGGGCTGCTACGTCAAAGTGCAGGGACAGATTTCGAAGTACAACGGCAAGTTTCAGATCACGCTGACGCGGATGCGTCCGGCGGCCGAGGGCGAGATCGAATCGGCGGACTTCGTGCCGACCACGCAGTACGAGGTTCCCGCGATGATGGCGGAGCTGCGCGGGTATGTGGAGAGGTTTGCGAATCCGCATCTGCGCGCGCTGGTGCTGAGGTTCTTCGATGATCCGGGGATTGGCGCGGCGTTTCAGGAGGCGCCGGCGGCGAAGCGGCTGCATCATGCGTGGCTGGGCGGGTTGCTGGAGCATGTGCTGGCGCTGGTGCGGGTGTGTCGGGCGACTGCGCCGTTTTATCCGGAGGTCGATCCGGACCTGCTGGTGACCGGAGCGATTCTGCACGACATCGGCAAGGTGCGGGAGCTGAGCTGGCGGTCAAATTTCAACTACACGCTGGAAGGGCAGCTCGTCGGGCACATCACGATCGCGCAGCGGATGCTGGCAGAGGCAATCTCTGCGATGGATGCGGAGGCGCGTGAGCGCGCGCAGGTGAATGGCGAAGAGCCTGTGGTGTTTCCGGAGCCGCTGCGTGTGCTGGTGGAGCACATGATCCTGGCGCATCATGGCAAGCTGGAGTTCGGTTCGCCGAAGCTGCCTATGACGCCGGAGGCGATGCTGCTGAGTGCGCTGGACGATCTCGAGGCTAAGTTCCAGACGATGCGCGCGGAGTTTGCGGCGGCTCGGGACGCGGGTCGGCGGCCTGATGAGCCGACGGAGTGGGTGCGGTCGATGGACCGGAACCTGTTCGATTCGCGCAGATTTCTGGAGTCGCAGGCGCCATCGAAGGATGTGATCAGCCCGCCGGTGCAGGAGGAAGAACCGCAACAAGCAGAGCACGCCTCCACTCCGAAATCCATTGAGGATCAGCCCTTCGAGTTTCGAGAGATCTGATGAAGTGGGCGCAGGGGCGGCGGGCGCGGATTCTTTTCTCGATATCCGCCGTGTTTTTGTGGGTTGCCGCAGCTTCTGCGCAGGTCTTTGACATCACTCACTTCGGAGCGAAGCCGAACTCAAGCGAGCCGGCAACGGGTGCGTTTGCGAGCGCTATTGCTGCGGCGAAAGCGGCGGGCGGAGGGACGGTCTTTGTGCCGGCAGGGCACTACATCTCCGGGCCGATCGAGTTGATCTCGCATTTGAAACTGGAGTTTGGACCGGGATCAGTGGTGGAGTTTCCGGCGCAGAAACTGCCGCTGACGTGGGGGCGGCAGCAGGGCGTGGAGACGTTGACGCCGGTGCCGCTGATTGGCGGACATGATCTCGAGGACGTGACGATCACGGGCACGGGAACGCTGGTGAGCTCGAATGCGGATTGGATGAAGCTGCATCCGCGCAAGCTGGGCGAAGCGAATCATGCGGTGAGTAATGAGTACGCGACAGGCAAGCAGATGGATGACGTCGGCTCGGCGAACGGGCCGAACTGGGAGCGGCTGCTGAGCGATCTGGAGGCGCACAAGACGATTCCTCGCGCGGAGTATGAGGCTGCGGGTGAGGAGCTGCGGCCATCGTTTGTGCGGCTGATGAACTCGAAACGTGTGCTGATCGAAGATGTGCACTTTGAGGGCTCGCCGATGTGGACGGTGCACCTGCTGTACACCGAGTGGGCGACGGTGAGGAATGTGGTGATCGAGACCTATCCGGGCGTGCACACGGACGGAATCGTTGTGGACAGCTCGCGGTTTGTGCATTTGACGGACGACTACATCGATACAGGTGATGACGGGATTGTGATCAAGTCCGGCAAGGACGCGGACGGCTTGCGCGTGAACCGACCGGCGGAGGATGTCACGATCACGGGATGCACGGTGCATCATGCGCATGGAGCGGTGACGATTGGCTCGGAGACCTCTGGATCTGTGCGGAATATTGTCGCGGCGAATATCACGGCGGTGGAGACAGAGGCCGGCATACGCATCAAGAGCCGGCGCGGGCGCGGAGGCGAGGTGTCGGATGTGCGGTTCAGTAACTGGACGATGCGGAATGTGGGGCGCGCGATAGAGGTGACGAACTTCTATCGTATGGAAGGCGAGAAGCCGAATCTGGATGAGGCCGAGCCGGTGAATGCAGGCACGCCGCGCTTTCGCGATATCGCGATCAATGGCGTGACGGTGGATGGAGCGAAGGAACTGGTGGTGATCGATGGGCTGCCGGAGAGCCCGATCGATGGACTGCGGCTGATAGATGTTGTGGGTTCGGGGCAGAGCGGACTGGTTGCGTCCTATGCGACGGACCTGCAGTTGAGCGGCGTTGAGCTGAATGTGGAGAACGGCGTGCCATTTCGCTTCAGTAATACTCGGGACCTCGTGCTGGATCGCGTGACGTCGCGGAGGCATCCGGCGGACGTGCAGGTCATTGAGCGACGCTGAGCGCAACGAGCGAAGCGGCTCGCTATAATCGCTTAATCAGCGCATATTGATTTGGTTTCGGCGCGTCTTTTTTCTTTTATGCTTCGATTTTCTACAGCGGGTGAGAGCCATGGTGAGGCTCTGGTTGCACTGATCAGCGGATTGCCCGCGGGTATTCCGGTTGACCAGGAGTTCGTGAACCGCGAGTTGTGGCGGCGTCAGCAGGGATATGGGCGCGGCGGCCGCATGCGGATCGAGAAGGACGAAGCGCACATTCTCTCCGGCGTGCGGCATGGCAAGACGATTGGCTCACCGATTGCGATGACGCTGGCGAATCGCGACTGGAAGAACTGGGAACAGATTCTGCCGGTTGAGGGTGGCGATGCGTCGCAGCATAAGGCTGTGGCGAGCCCGCGGCCGGGGCATGCGGATCTTGCGGGTGCGCTGAAGTACGACTTTAAGGATGCGCGTTACGTGCTGGAGCGGGCGAGCGCGCGCGAGTCGGCGGCGCGAGTGGCGTGTGGCGCGCTGGCGAAGCTGCTGCTGCGGGAGCTTGGAGTGCAGGTCGTGAGCCACGTTGTTCGCGTGGGAACAGCGCAGCTTGCGCGCGAGGTTTCGTTTGATGAGGTCGCAGCGATTGCTGGCCGCGACGAGGTGATGCTCGCGTGTGCGGATGCGGAGTCCGAGGCCGCGATGAAGGGCGAGGTCGACAAGGCGCTGCGCACGGGTGATACGGTCGGCGGAGTGTTTGAGGTGATTGTGCACGGGCTGCCGCCGGGCATCGGCACGCACGTGAATTGGGATGAGCGGCTGGATGGCTTGCTGGCGCAGGCGCTGATGAGTCTGCAGGCGGTGAAGGCGGTTGAGCTTGGACGCGGAGTCACGGCAGCCGAATCGCCAGGGTCCGCGGTGCACGATGCGATTGCGTATGCGAGCGAGGGAGAGGGCTCGGGCGAGGGCTTCACGCGATTCCGCCGCGAGAGAAATAATGCTGGTGGGGTTGAGGGCGGCATGTCGAACGGCGAGGATGTCGTGGTGCGCGGCTATCTGAAGCCGATCTCGACGCTGCGTCGGCCGCTTGGCTCGGTGTCGTTTGAGACGCGCGAGGCGACGAAGGCATCGTATGAGCGGTCGGATGTTTGCGTCGTGCCGGCGGCGGGAGTTGCGGGCGAGGCCATGGTTGCGCTGACGATTGCGCGGTTGGTGCTGGAGAAGTTCGGCGGCGACAGCCTGAATGAATTGAAGCGCAACTTCCACGGATATTGCGAACAGATTCGAGCGTTTTGAATATGAGCGAAAAGAAGGAAAACGAGAGCGCAACTGCCGT from the Acidobacteriaceae bacterium genome contains:
- the aroC gene encoding chorismate synthase is translated as MLRFSTAGESHGEALVALISGLPAGIPVDQEFVNRELWRRQQGYGRGGRMRIEKDEAHILSGVRHGKTIGSPIAMTLANRDWKNWEQILPVEGGDASQHKAVASPRPGHADLAGALKYDFKDARYVLERASARESAARVACGALAKLLLRELGVQVVSHVVRVGTAQLAREVSFDEVAAIAGRDEVMLACADAESEAAMKGEVDKALRTGDTVGGVFEVIVHGLPPGIGTHVNWDERLDGLLAQALMSLQAVKAVELGRGVTAAESPGSAVHDAIAYASEGEGSGEGFTRFRRERNNAGGVEGGMSNGEDVVVRGYLKPISTLRRPLGSVSFETREATKASYERSDVCVVPAAGVAGEAMVALTIARLVLEKFGGDSLNELKRNFHGYCEQIRAF
- a CDS encoding HD domain-containing protein; translation: MKDFFVADAARFENQVVTTFFCLASISLRDRKGGGGQYLALTLSDKTGQFEARMWEEFANVVETCAEGCYVKVQGQISKYNGKFQITLTRMRPAAEGEIESADFVPTTQYEVPAMMAELRGYVERFANPHLRALVLRFFDDPGIGAAFQEAPAAKRLHHAWLGGLLEHVLALVRVCRATAPFYPEVDPDLLVTGAILHDIGKVRELSWRSNFNYTLEGQLVGHITIAQRMLAEAISAMDAEARERAQVNGEEPVVFPEPLRVLVEHMILAHHGKLEFGSPKLPMTPEAMLLSALDDLEAKFQTMRAEFAAARDAGRRPDEPTEWVRSMDRNLFDSRRFLESQAPSKDVISPPVQEEEPQQAEHASTPKSIEDQPFEFREI
- a CDS encoding glycosyl hydrolase family 28 protein, producing the protein MKWAQGRRARILFSISAVFLWVAAASAQVFDITHFGAKPNSSEPATGAFASAIAAAKAAGGGTVFVPAGHYISGPIELISHLKLEFGPGSVVEFPAQKLPLTWGRQQGVETLTPVPLIGGHDLEDVTITGTGTLVSSNADWMKLHPRKLGEANHAVSNEYATGKQMDDVGSANGPNWERLLSDLEAHKTIPRAEYEAAGEELRPSFVRLMNSKRVLIEDVHFEGSPMWTVHLLYTEWATVRNVVIETYPGVHTDGIVVDSSRFVHLTDDYIDTGDDGIVIKSGKDADGLRVNRPAEDVTITGCTVHHAHGAVTIGSETSGSVRNIVAANITAVETEAGIRIKSRRGRGGEVSDVRFSNWTMRNVGRAIEVTNFYRMEGEKPNLDEAEPVNAGTPRFRDIAINGVTVDGAKELVVIDGLPESPIDGLRLIDVVGSGQSGLVASYATDLQLSGVELNVENGVPFRFSNTRDLVLDRVTSRRHPADVQVIERR